In Betaproteobacteria bacterium, a single genomic region encodes these proteins:
- a CDS encoding NAD-dependent epimerase/dehydratase family protein, giving the protein MPTTITHGLVLVTGASGFVGSAVVRALLCAGYAVRALVRSTSPRDNLAGLDVEVVTGDMREPGSVDRAMAGARYLMHVAADYRLWCVDRDEITRNNVEGTRTVMEAAVRAGVERVVYTSSVAALKLRPDGQAADEAIPLAGTSAVGAYKRSKAVAQDLVTRMIACDALPAIIVNPSTPIGPRDIRPTPTGRIILEAAMGRMPGYVDTGLNLVHVDDVAAGHVAALVQGKVGERYILGGENVLLADMLRDIALLVGRRPPRLCMPRRLLYPAAAVAEMIATRTGREPFLTLDGLRMSRHRMFFTSAKAVRDLGFQARPYAEGLRDAVEWFRGAGRLK; this is encoded by the coding sequence ATGCCAACGACGATTACCCACGGACTGGTGCTGGTGACAGGGGCGAGCGGCTTCGTCGGCTCGGCGGTGGTGCGCGCGTTGCTGTGCGCCGGTTACGCGGTGCGCGCGCTGGTGCGCAGCACGAGTCCGCGCGACAACCTGGCCGGTCTGGACGTCGAGGTCGTGACGGGCGACATGCGCGAGCCGGGTTCGGTCGATCGCGCGATGGCAGGCGCCCGCTACCTCATGCACGTCGCCGCGGACTATCGCCTGTGGTGCGTGGACCGCGACGAGATCACCCGCAACAACGTGGAAGGCACGCGGACCGTGATGGAAGCGGCAGTGCGCGCCGGTGTGGAGCGTGTCGTGTACACGAGCAGCGTAGCGGCGCTCAAGCTGCGGCCGGACGGACAGGCCGCGGATGAGGCGATCCCGCTCGCCGGGACTTCCGCAGTCGGCGCCTACAAGCGGAGCAAGGCAGTCGCGCAGGACCTCGTAACGCGCATGATTGCGTGCGATGCGCTGCCGGCGATCATCGTCAATCCGTCGACGCCGATCGGCCCCCGCGACATCCGGCCGACGCCGACGGGCAGGATCATTCTCGAAGCGGCCATGGGCCGCATGCCCGGTTACGTCGACACCGGTCTCAATCTGGTTCACGTCGATGACGTGGCCGCAGGGCACGTGGCCGCACTGGTGCAGGGGAAGGTCGGGGAGCGTTACATCCTCGGCGGCGAGAACGTGCTGCTTGCCGACATGCTGCGCGACATCGCGCTGCTCGTCGGCCGCCGGCCGCCACGGCTGTGCATGCCGCGGCGGCTGCTCTATCCGGCCGCTGCCGTGGCCGAGATGATCGCCACACGCACCGGGCGCGAGCCGTTCCTGACGCTCGACGGATTGCGCATGTCGCGGCATCGCATGTTCTTCACGAGCGCGAAGGCCGTGCGCGATCTCGGCTTCCAGGCGCGGCCGTATGCGGAAGGACTGCGCGATGCGGTCGAGTGGTTCCGCGGCGCCGGTCGCCTGAAGTAG